A genomic stretch from Lathyrus oleraceus cultivar Zhongwan6 chromosome 2, CAAS_Psat_ZW6_1.0, whole genome shotgun sequence includes:
- the LOC127122424 gene encoding uncharacterized protein LOC127122424, which translates to MASANNDRVFKDGGSSNKPPLFSGQYFDFWKIRMKAHLEAQGSDIWEAVQNGSFVPTTVVNGASSTKPQGSWDDDDKKRVLYDKKAINILQSALEMDEFSRVSTCTTTKEIWDTLVETHKGTTEVKRSRLNMLSQEYELFRMQPGESILDLQKRFVHLTNHLKALGKTLTNDELNLKVLRSLTREWQPKVTAISEKKSLSTMTSATLFGKLQEYETKLGLLEKHEVQEKKSKSIALKVDSKIVKKEDNPEEDENFMLLVKRLGKYFGATNNIGNSSYTRRKKFSKNKERETSTSNEDITCYECGKQGHIKPECPKLAKNRDNKGRKDYNKKAYIAWDDNEISSSSDSDSDQNANLALMASHHSDDEGDEVSSNFSIFDNDAEGAIDELLSECKILYKTISSQKNQISTLEENIEKMKNNLKDEKEELIKNFTCTKCESLAFQIVQLKRVIERYEKDQIGLEHVLSSQRYSNDKSGLGYSNFAKQTSNKTIFVKAKEQIPLDKSNKPKVVHQYNNRKRNKSYYKKKSYPPRYKSNFEPTCFYCGIKGHTPNACYVRNFSVAQGHYV; encoded by the coding sequence ATGGCTTCCGCAAACAATGATCGTGTATTTAAAGATGGTGGTAGTAGTAACAAGCCTCCTTTGTTTTCCGGTCAATACTTCGACTTTTGGAAAATACGTATGAAGGCacatttagaagcacaaggaAGTGACATATGGGAGGCGGTTCAAAATGGTTCTTTTGTTCCTACAACGGTTGTCAACGGTGCTAGTTCAACAAAGCCACAAGGATCATGGGATGATGATGATAAGAAAAGGGTTCTCTATGATAAAAAGGCGATTAATATTTTACAAAGTGCACTTGAAATGGATGAATTCTCCCGCGTCTCAACATGTACAACGACAAAGGAAATATGGGATACTCTTGTAGAAACTCACAAAGGAACGACCGAAGTCAAGAGATCTAGATTGAACATGTTAAGTCAAGAGTACGAGTTATTCCGAATGCAACCGGGAGAATCAATCCTCGACTTGCAAAAAAGATTTGTGCATTTGACAAATCACTTGAAAGCACTTGGTAAGACACTAACTAATGATGAACTTAATCTTAAAGTGCTTAGgtctttgacaagagaatggcaacccAAAGTGACGGCGATTTCCGAAAAGAAAAGTTTATCAACAATGACATCTGCTACTTTATTCGGAAAGCTTCAAGAATATGAGACGAAACTTGGACTATTGGAGAAACATGAGGTCCAAGAGAAGAAATCCAAGAGCATTGCCTTAAAAGTTGATTCCAAAATTGTGAAGAAAGAAGACAATCCCGAAGAGGACGAAaactttatgcttcttgtaaAAAGACTAGGAAAATATTTTGGTGCAACAAATAATATTGGAAACTCTAGTTACACAAGAAGAAAGAAGTTCTCAAAGAACAAAGAAAGAGAAACATCAACATCCAATGAAGACATTACATGCTATGAATGTGGAAAACAAGGCCACATCAAACCAGAATGTCCCAAACTCGCAAAGAATCGTGACAACAAAGGAAGGAAGGATTACAATAAGAAGGCCTACATTGCTTGGGATGACAATGAAATAAGTTCTTCATCGGATTCCGATAGTGATCAAAACGCAAATCTAGCATTGATGGCATCACATCATTCCGACGATGAAGGCGATGAGGTTAGTAGTAACTTTTCAATTTTTGATAATGACGCTGAAGGAGCAATTGATGAACTTTTAAGTGAATGCAAAATTCTATACAAAACCATTTCATCTCAAAAGAATCAAATATCAactttggaagaaaatattgagaaaatgaaaaataatctGAAAGATGAAAAGGAAGAATTAATCAAGAATTTTACATGCACTAAATGTGAGTCACTTGCTTTTCAAATAGTTCAATTGAAGAGAGTtattgaaagatatgaaaaagaTCAAATCGGATTGGAACATGTTCTTAGTAGTCAAAGATActcaaatgataaaagtggtTTAGGCTATTCAAATTTTGCTAAACAAACTTCTAACAAGACCATTTTTGTAAAAGCTAAAGAACAAATTCCTTTAGATAAAAGTAACAAGCCTAAGGTGGTTCATCAATATAATAATAGGAAAAGGAACAAATCTTATTATAAAAAGAAATCTTATCCCCCTAGATATAAAAGCAACTTTGAGCCTACATGTTTCTATTGTGGTATTAAAGGTCATACTCCTAATGCATGttatgttagaaactttagtgttgCTCAAGGCCATTATGTATAG